From Desulfuromonas soudanensis, the proteins below share one genomic window:
- a CDS encoding cytochrome c3 family protein: MRPITTLFLALLTTLLLSACKQETPPPRPETAQPAATETQPVTEEAKPPVAEPAAEPQKEAEKPAADVQAPAPAVTKEEAKAPAAAAVQEAQQEVAPVTAPATVKPAVPAAAGPATVIYEATMGKVTFNHTVHSASLDCSKCHPTDPPQKVVIDKEIAHTLCKDCHKVTGGSAPTACTGCHKK; this comes from the coding sequence ATGCGACCGATCACGACATTATTCCTGGCCCTTCTGACGACACTCCTCCTGAGCGCCTGCAAACAGGAAACGCCCCCGCCCCGCCCGGAAACGGCCCAACCGGCAGCGACGGAGACGCAGCCGGTTACCGAGGAAGCAAAACCCCCCGTCGCCGAGCCGGCGGCCGAGCCCCAGAAGGAGGCGGAAAAACCCGCCGCCGACGTCCAGGCTCCGGCTCCAGCTGTCACCAAGGAGGAGGCCAAGGCACCGGCCGCCGCGGCCGTTCAAGAGGCGCAGCAGGAGGTGGCTCCCGTTACGGCACCGGCGACCGTCAAACCGGCCGTTCCTGCGGCCGCGGGCCCGGCGACCGTCATCTACGAGGCAACGATGGGGAAGGTGACCTTCAATCATACCGTCCATTCCGCCAGCCTCGACTGCAGCAAGTGCCATCCTACCGATCCCCCGCAAAAGGTCGTCATCGACAAGGAGATCGCCCACACCCTCTGCAAGGATTGCCACAAGGTAACCGGCGGCAGCGCCCCGACGGCCTGCACGGGATGTCACAAAAAGTAG
- a CDS encoding YheU family protein translates to MSQKKEEDEQEEGVEVPYERIHPETLKKMVQEFVTRDGADWGDAGCSLAEKVEEVLEQLKSRRVRVVLDLKSQTANFIPCRQA, encoded by the coding sequence ATGTCGCAGAAAAAAGAAGAGGATGAGCAAGAAGAAGGTGTCGAGGTCCCCTACGAGCGGATCCATCCCGAGACCCTGAAGAAGATGGTCCAGGAGTTTGTGACCCGCGACGGCGCGGATTGGGGTGATGCCGGTTGCTCGCTTGCCGAAAAGGTCGAAGAGGTCCTTGAGCAGCTGAAGAGCCGAAGGGTGAGGGTCGTTCTGGATCTGAAATCACAAACGGCCAATTTCATCCCCTGCCGCCAGGCTTGA
- a CDS encoding class I SAM-dependent methyltransferase has product MSNKGYWIYSAIARKVLEAMDRGETGIEISADLNLSRETFPLCGDELVLDGENRLSREELRQIEGKESRIYYLEGGRLDVLEERGEGYYKLVPTDQAPLLEISGVKMHISKGINPFESAGQMAAQVVKKGDRVLDTCSGLGYAAQAAVRLGARDVLSVEKSATVMALREKNPWSRGIFGPNIQLVQGDIEEYIRTLPAASFDSVIHDPPRFSLAGELYGEPFYREIYRVLKRRGALFHYTGNPHLLKRGASFVDHAAQRLRAAGFTKVVKVAALMGVTAQK; this is encoded by the coding sequence ATGAGCAATAAAGGTTATTGGATCTATTCGGCGATTGCCCGTAAGGTTCTCGAGGCGATGGACCGGGGCGAGACAGGCATCGAGATTTCCGCCGATCTCAACCTTTCCCGGGAGACCTTTCCCCTCTGCGGCGACGAGCTGGTCCTCGACGGGGAGAATCGCCTGAGCCGTGAGGAGTTGCGGCAGATCGAGGGGAAGGAGAGCCGGATTTACTACCTGGAGGGCGGTCGTCTCGACGTTCTCGAGGAGCGGGGGGAGGGTTATTACAAACTCGTCCCCACGGATCAGGCGCCGCTGCTGGAGATCAGCGGGGTGAAAATGCACATTTCCAAGGGGATCAACCCCTTTGAGAGCGCCGGGCAGATGGCCGCCCAGGTCGTGAAAAAAGGGGACCGGGTCCTCGATACCTGCAGCGGGCTCGGCTACGCGGCCCAAGCGGCGGTAAGGCTCGGGGCGCGGGACGTCCTCTCCGTCGAGAAGAGTGCAACGGTCATGGCGCTGCGGGAGAAAAACCCCTGGTCCCGGGGGATCTTCGGTCCAAACATCCAGTTGGTGCAGGGCGACATCGAGGAGTACATCCGGACGCTCCCTGCGGCATCCTTCGATTCGGTCATTCATGATCCTCCCCGGTTTTCGCTCGCCGGAGAGCTCTACGGCGAGCCGTTCTACCGGGAAATTTACCGGGTGCTGAAGAGGCGCGGCGCCCTCTTTCACTATACGGGGAACCCGCACCTGCTGAAACGGGGGGCGAGTTTTGTCGATCATGCCGCGCAGCGCCTCAGGGCGGCCGGTTTCACAAAAGTGGTGAAGGTCGCGGCGCTCATGGGCGTCACGGCGCAAAAATAA
- a CDS encoding MFS transporter, whose translation MTMKSPPTPNSWSSLARVFLPFAFGYFLSYIFRVVNAVIAPSLASDLGLDPSRLGLLTSAYFLTFAAFQLPLGLLLDRYGPRRIEAILLLFAAIGALVFARAESLAGLVLGRALIGLGVSACLMAAFKAFVLWFPPARLPFVNGLQMVSGGLGAMTATAPVAALLQVTDWRGVFTLLALLSFLAAVIVFSVVPERKQKEAAPDLQLQLRGIATVFGSPLFWRIAPWTIASQATFLAIQGLWAGPWMRDVAGLDGPAAARVLLLIAFSMVAGFFLFGIISERLGRRGVPLMTVAAFGMGTFMLVQLLLALVGTRFSAPLWLLFGFFGTASILPYAVLSQSFGPRLAGRANTGLNLLVFVAAFAAQWGIGSVIGLWLGTAAGTYAATGYRAGFGLMLALQSAACLWFLASGCKGRPIIRK comes from the coding sequence ATGACCATGAAATCCCCGCCAACGCCGAATTCCTGGTCTTCCCTGGCACGGGTCTTCCTCCCCTTTGCCTTCGGATATTTTCTCTCCTATATCTTCCGGGTGGTGAATGCGGTCATTGCCCCAAGCCTGGCTTCGGACCTGGGACTCGATCCCTCCCGTCTCGGGCTCCTCACCTCCGCCTATTTTCTCACCTTTGCCGCTTTTCAGCTCCCCCTCGGACTCCTCCTCGACCGCTACGGTCCGCGGCGGATCGAGGCGATCCTCCTCCTCTTCGCCGCCATCGGTGCCCTGGTCTTCGCCCGGGCCGAAAGTCTCGCCGGTCTGGTTTTGGGACGGGCCCTGATCGGCCTGGGGGTCTCGGCCTGCCTGATGGCGGCCTTCAAGGCCTTCGTCCTCTGGTTTCCCCCTGCGCGTCTCCCCTTCGTCAACGGACTGCAGATGGTCTCCGGCGGGTTGGGAGCGATGACGGCCACGGCACCGGTCGCCGCGCTGCTGCAAGTGACCGACTGGAGGGGGGTCTTCACTTTGCTGGCGCTCCTTTCTTTCCTGGCGGCGGTGATCGTCTTTTCCGTCGTCCCGGAGCGCAAGCAAAAGGAGGCCGCACCCGATCTGCAGCTGCAGCTGCGGGGGATCGCCACGGTCTTCGGCAGCCCGCTCTTCTGGCGCATCGCACCGTGGACGATCGCCTCCCAGGCGACGTTTCTCGCCATCCAGGGGCTCTGGGCCGGACCCTGGATGCGGGATGTGGCCGGCCTCGATGGCCCGGCGGCGGCCCGGGTGCTCCTTCTGATCGCCTTCTCGATGGTGGCCGGGTTTTTCCTCTTCGGGATCATCTCCGAGCGGCTCGGCCGACGGGGGGTGCCGCTGATGACCGTGGCGGCCTTCGGCATGGGGACCTTCATGCTGGTTCAGCTGCTGCTGGCGCTCGTCGGGACCCGGTTCTCCGCCCCGCTCTGGCTCCTCTTCGGTTTCTTCGGCACGGCCAGCATCCTCCCCTATGCGGTCCTGTCCCAGAGTTTCGGTCCCCGGTTGGCGGGCCGGGCCAATACGGGGCTTAATCTGCTGGTCTTTGTCGCCGCCTTTGCCGCCCAATGGGGGATCGGTTCGGTGATCGGTCTCTGGCTGGGGACCGCCGCCGGGACCTATGCGGCCACCGGATACCGGGCCGGGTTCGGCCTGATGCTGGCCCTGCAATCGGCCGCCTGCCTCTGGTTTCTCGCCTCCGGCTGTAAAGGGCGTCCCATTATCAGAAAGTAA
- a CDS encoding D-2-hydroxyacid dehydrogenase, which translates to MKIVVLDGYTLNPGDLDWSELESLGALRVHERTPKDLLLDRASEAEILLTNKVVLGSEEVAQLAQLRYIGVLATGYNVVDTAAARKRGILVTNVPAYSTASVAQMVFSLLLELSQQVGHHAARVREGLWSHSPDFCFWERPLVELDALTLGIVGFGAIGRRVALLGRAFGMEVLVHTSHPEKYRGNPEGEGVRFVGLDELFAACDAVSLHCPLNEGTKGMVDARRLALMKPTSYLINTGRGALVDEGALAAALNAGGIAGAGLDVLSTEPPPASNPLLQAKNCCITPHIAWATRAARSRLMATAVANVGAFLAGKPQNVVN; encoded by the coding sequence ATGAAAATTGTCGTACTCGACGGTTACACCCTCAATCCCGGGGACCTCGACTGGTCGGAGCTTGAGAGCCTCGGCGCGCTCCGGGTCCACGAACGGACGCCGAAGGATCTCCTCCTTGACCGGGCCTCGGAAGCGGAGATCCTTCTCACCAACAAGGTCGTTCTGGGAAGCGAGGAAGTGGCGCAGCTGGCCCAGCTGCGCTACATCGGCGTCCTGGCCACCGGCTACAACGTGGTCGACACCGCCGCCGCCCGAAAGCGCGGGATCCTGGTCACCAACGTCCCAGCCTACAGCACCGCCTCCGTGGCGCAGATGGTCTTCTCCCTCCTCCTCGAGCTCTCCCAGCAGGTCGGCCACCATGCCGCCCGGGTGCGCGAGGGTTTATGGTCGCACTCTCCGGACTTCTGCTTCTGGGAACGGCCGCTGGTCGAGCTCGACGCCCTCACCCTGGGGATTGTCGGCTTCGGGGCCATCGGTCGCCGGGTCGCCCTCCTCGGGCGCGCCTTCGGCATGGAGGTGCTGGTGCATACCAGCCATCCTGAGAAGTACCGGGGGAATCCGGAAGGGGAAGGAGTGAGATTTGTCGGCCTCGACGAACTCTTTGCCGCCTGCGACGCGGTCAGTCTCCACTGTCCCCTGAACGAAGGGACAAAAGGGATGGTCGATGCCCGCCGCCTCGCGCTGATGAAGCCGACCTCTTATCTCATCAATACCGGGCGCGGGGCGCTGGTCGACGAGGGGGCCCTGGCCGCCGCCCTCAACGCCGGGGGGATCGCCGGAGCGGGGCTCGATGTCCTGTCGACGGAGCCGCCCCCCGCCTCCAACCCCCTGCTCCAGGCGAAAAACTGCTGCATCACCCCGCACATCGCCTGGGCGACCCGGGCGGCACGGTCGCGCTTGATGGCCACCGCCGTCGCCAATGTCGGCGCCTTTCTCGCCGGAAAACCGCAGAACGTTGTGAACTGA
- a CDS encoding SRPBCC family protein, which translates to MPEHILRDSLTLPLPRPEVFAFFADAANLGRITPPELDFAILSPLPIIMCPGALISYRLHLFGVPFNWTSEITAWSPPDFFVDEQRSGPYRQWIHTHTFSDTADGGTLIEDEVHYRLPRLPLGEVALPLVEKQLQRIFAYRRAAVEKLLLHPGGPEKNTD; encoded by the coding sequence ATGCCCGAACACATCCTCCGCGACTCCCTGACCCTGCCGCTGCCGCGCCCGGAGGTCTTCGCCTTCTTTGCCGACGCCGCCAACCTCGGCCGGATCACCCCGCCCGAACTCGACTTCGCAATCCTTTCGCCGCTGCCGATCATCATGTGCCCGGGGGCATTGATCTCCTACCGGCTTCATCTCTTCGGTGTCCCCTTCAACTGGACGAGTGAAATCACCGCCTGGTCGCCCCCGGACTTCTTCGTCGACGAACAGCGATCCGGTCCGTACCGGCAGTGGATTCATACCCACACCTTCAGCGACACCGCCGACGGCGGCACCCTCATCGAGGATGAGGTCCACTACCGCCTGCCGCGCCTCCCCCTCGGCGAGGTCGCCCTGCCGCTGGTGGAAAAACAGCTGCAGCGCATCTTCGCTTACCGCCGCGCCGCGGTAGAAAAACTCCTCCTTCATCCCGGGGGACCGGAAAAAAATACCGATTAA
- a CDS encoding c-type cytochrome: protein MKKAKQFLWLPILLLTGVLTACGSGGGSSDTAAGAPATAVSAGVAVDPYIVGARFEEVSSDGTHILQSSSTASDSRGRFSFANPVQEESIIRLKSSTRGMHGNAPYTGMLKRRVHAGDAENAVVSPLTTLLANGMSETEVIALLASAGLSGIEVAELTSDPMKDLFGATGELSNAQLRGLRANMAVNTLFMALNDFDYAGEEQNAVRLVDCVALSVETLNAAGFQAMAATISGELGAPFTFDDLAAAAVEVQRTVVAQIRQDLAAGSGSISAERFYQMSSSAAAELHTLARSMCAARLGGTLPGTGAESLFTANCQGCHTLGTGSGMMDLAGDGALLTGKFDNGSSHKGQSLSAGELLALAAYLDAAAPTEPPPTPLTGSALYSAECQGCHGSLDTTDISARNADSIAAAIAANAGGMGYLTLNAEQIALIAAALPAVTTPPTPTPERTGSEVYNLECASCHALGSHDSAGAIDLAARGSLIVTKIQNGHMGKTLSSSELTALADFADTFGSTPPPVVPRSAETVYNDICAACHMLSGFDASGAIDLAGLGNTAVTKVAAGHGGTVSTVELTGLATWLDTFSSPPPPVVARDGATLYNQNCAACHKIFGYDADGNIDLASLGNAALNKLAAGHGGTVSGEEQQNLAAWLNTWTPAPPPVVDRNGVTVYSENCAGCHKLYGYDASGNVDLAGQGSLATTKVGSGHGGSVTTGELVNLTNWLDTFNPAPPPVVARLGQDIYDAECAACHKVNGFDATGSAPDIAGNGSGATTRLNGGHNGISLIVEEVGNLAGWLNTFQAGDPYAGSCNSCHGQPPDVGAHGVHTALAQVGTDCAVCHSGAGHNGGIDLAFPATWNAKSGTAGGNGSTCSNLRCHGGQTTPDWTLGTLNSSTQCKSCHAYGTGQYNGYTSGEHRKHAVDKNYDCLVCHDAGKLANGHFGDLSTISFEQSPAATIKSSLSYSSGTCRTAGCHGSETW, encoded by the coding sequence ATGAAAAAAGCAAAACAGTTTCTGTGGCTCCCAATCCTTCTGCTGACAGGGGTGCTGACCGCCTGCGGCAGCGGCGGAGGGTCCTCCGACACGGCCGCAGGCGCTCCCGCCACCGCGGTCAGCGCCGGGGTCGCCGTCGACCCCTACATCGTCGGCGCCCGCTTCGAAGAGGTCTCCTCCGACGGCACCCACATCCTGCAAAGCAGCTCCACCGCCAGCGACAGTCGCGGTCGCTTCTCCTTCGCCAACCCGGTGCAGGAAGAGTCGATTATCCGCCTCAAGAGCTCGACCCGCGGCATGCACGGCAACGCTCCCTATACGGGGATGCTCAAGCGCCGCGTGCACGCCGGCGACGCCGAAAACGCGGTGGTTTCGCCTCTGACCACACTTCTGGCCAACGGCATGAGCGAGACCGAGGTCATTGCCCTCCTCGCCTCCGCGGGCCTCAGCGGCATTGAGGTTGCCGAACTCACCAGCGATCCGATGAAGGACCTCTTCGGCGCCACCGGCGAACTGAGCAACGCCCAGCTCCGCGGCCTGCGCGCCAACATGGCGGTCAATACCCTCTTTATGGCTCTCAACGATTTCGATTACGCCGGCGAGGAGCAGAACGCCGTCAGACTCGTCGACTGCGTGGCCCTGAGCGTCGAAACCCTCAACGCCGCAGGCTTCCAGGCCATGGCCGCCACGATCTCCGGCGAACTCGGCGCCCCCTTCACCTTTGACGACCTGGCCGCGGCCGCAGTCGAAGTGCAGCGCACCGTGGTGGCGCAGATCCGCCAGGATCTTGCCGCCGGCAGCGGCTCGATCTCGGCGGAGCGTTTTTACCAGATGAGCAGCTCCGCTGCCGCCGAACTGCACACCCTCGCCCGCAGCATGTGTGCCGCCCGCCTCGGCGGCACCCTCCCCGGAACCGGAGCCGAGAGCCTCTTTACTGCCAATTGCCAGGGGTGTCACACCCTCGGCACCGGCAGCGGCATGATGGACCTCGCCGGCGACGGCGCCCTCCTGACCGGCAAATTCGACAACGGCTCCAGCCACAAGGGGCAATCCCTGAGCGCCGGCGAACTCCTCGCCCTGGCGGCCTACCTTGACGCCGCCGCACCGACCGAGCCTCCCCCTACCCCTTTAACCGGCAGCGCCCTTTACTCCGCCGAGTGCCAGGGGTGCCACGGCAGCCTCGACACCACGGACATCAGCGCCCGAAATGCCGACTCCATCGCCGCCGCCATCGCCGCCAACGCCGGCGGCATGGGGTACCTGACGCTGAACGCCGAGCAGATCGCCCTGATCGCCGCCGCCCTGCCGGCGGTGACCACACCGCCCACACCGACCCCCGAGCGCACCGGCAGCGAGGTCTACAATCTGGAGTGCGCAAGCTGCCATGCCCTGGGGAGCCACGACTCGGCAGGAGCCATCGATCTCGCCGCCAGGGGGAGCCTAATCGTCACCAAGATTCAGAACGGCCACATGGGAAAAACGCTGAGCTCCTCCGAGCTGACCGCACTGGCCGACTTTGCCGACACCTTCGGCAGCACCCCGCCGCCGGTTGTGCCGCGCAGCGCCGAAACCGTCTACAACGACATCTGCGCCGCCTGTCACATGCTCAGCGGCTTTGACGCCAGCGGCGCCATCGATCTTGCCGGTCTCGGCAACACGGCGGTGACCAAGGTTGCCGCCGGCCATGGCGGCACGGTTTCGACGGTCGAGCTGACGGGGCTGGCCACCTGGCTCGACACCTTCAGCTCCCCCCCGCCCCCGGTGGTGGCTCGCGACGGCGCCACCCTCTACAACCAGAACTGCGCCGCCTGCCATAAGATTTTCGGCTACGATGCCGACGGCAACATCGACCTGGCGAGCCTTGGAAATGCAGCCCTGAACAAACTCGCCGCCGGCCACGGCGGCACGGTCTCCGGCGAGGAACAGCAGAACCTCGCCGCCTGGCTCAACACCTGGACCCCGGCACCGCCGCCGGTGGTCGATCGCAACGGCGTCACGGTGTACAGCGAGAACTGCGCCGGCTGCCACAAGCTCTACGGCTATGATGCCAGCGGCAACGTCGACCTTGCCGGCCAGGGGAGCCTCGCCACCACCAAGGTTGGCAGCGGCCACGGCGGCAGCGTCACCACCGGCGAGCTGGTCAATCTCACCAACTGGCTCGACACCTTCAACCCCGCGCCCCCTCCCGTCGTCGCCCGCCTCGGCCAGGACATCTACGACGCCGAGTGCGCCGCCTGCCACAAGGTCAACGGTTTCGACGCCACCGGCAGCGCCCCGGACATCGCCGGCAACGGCAGCGGTGCGACCACCAGGCTTAATGGCGGCCACAACGGCATCAGCCTGATCGTCGAGGAGGTCGGCAATCTCGCCGGATGGCTCAACACCTTCCAGGCCGGCGACCCCTATGCCGGCTCCTGCAACTCCTGCCACGGCCAGCCGCCGGATGTCGGCGCCCACGGCGTGCATACCGCCCTGGCCCAGGTCGGCACCGACTGTGCCGTCTGCCACAGCGGCGCCGGCCACAACGGCGGGATCGACCTCGCCTTCCCGGCCACCTGGAACGCCAAGAGCGGCACCGCCGGCGGCAACGGCAGCACCTGCTCCAACCTCCGCTGCCACGGCGGACAGACGACCCCGGACTGGACCCTCGGCACCCTCAACAGCAGCACCCAGTGCAAGAGCTGTCACGCCTACGGCACCGGCCAGTACAACGGCTACACCTCCGGAGAGCACCGCAAGCACGCCGTCGACAAGAACTACGACTGTCTCGTCTGCCACGACGCCGGCAAGCTCGCCAACGGCCACTTCGGCGATTTGAGCACCATCTCCTTCGAACAATCGCCGGCCGCCACCATCAAGAGCTCGCTGAGCTATTCCAGCGGCACCTGCCGCACCGCCGGCTGCCACGGCAGCGAAACCTGGTAA
- a CDS encoding site-2 protease family protein has protein sequence MQENQRDQETALELSPWEEEGSRDAGRGAISDNSGEEPVRSGGGLRKFGSIGLVLFFLFGKLKYLGLILQIGKFKTFLSMLVSIWAYAMFWGWSFAAGFVVLIFIHEMGHVLALRLMGIQASAPMFIPFVGAHIVMKQMPKNAFVEAVAAYGGPLLGTLGAIACVGIGLATGNLFWYALASSGFLLNLFNLLPISPLDGGRIIGVISPKLWVLGLLGAIALFYLTWSPIIALILILGSVQIYTSFKKSKTERARYYDVSPMKRVAMGGAFLFLLAVTSLGMLAMQGPLQGL, from the coding sequence ATGCAGGAAAACCAACGAGACCAGGAAACAGCCCTTGAGCTCTCCCCATGGGAGGAAGAAGGATCCCGGGACGCCGGGAGAGGGGCAATCTCCGACAATAGCGGTGAAGAACCGGTGCGTTCCGGAGGGGGGCTGCGCAAGTTCGGATCGATCGGCCTGGTGCTCTTCTTCCTCTTCGGAAAATTGAAGTACCTGGGGCTGATCCTGCAGATCGGCAAGTTCAAGACCTTCCTCAGCATGCTGGTGAGCATCTGGGCCTATGCCATGTTCTGGGGGTGGTCGTTTGCGGCGGGGTTTGTGGTGCTGATCTTTATCCATGAGATGGGACATGTTCTGGCGCTGCGCCTCATGGGGATCCAGGCATCGGCGCCGATGTTCATCCCCTTTGTGGGCGCGCACATCGTCATGAAGCAGATGCCGAAGAACGCCTTTGTCGAAGCGGTGGCGGCCTACGGCGGTCCGCTCCTCGGCACACTCGGCGCCATCGCCTGCGTCGGTATCGGCCTGGCGACGGGAAATCTCTTCTGGTACGCCCTGGCCTCGAGCGGCTTCCTTCTCAACCTCTTCAACCTCCTCCCCATTTCCCCCCTCGATGGCGGACGGATCATCGGCGTCATCAGCCCCAAACTCTGGGTGCTGGGGCTGCTGGGAGCCATCGCCCTCTTCTATCTGACCTGGTCGCCGATCATCGCCCTGATCCTGATCCTCGGAAGCGTCCAGATCTATACCTCCTTCAAAAAATCGAAAACCGAGCGGGCCCGGTACTACGACGTCTCGCCCATGAAACGGGTCGCCATGGGAGGCGCTTTTCTTTTCCTTCTGGCAGTAACCTCCCTCGGAATGCTGGCGATGCAGGGACCTCTGCAGGGGCTGTAG
- a CDS encoding OmpA/MotB family protein — MLLLVAGVMLLSGCVSKGRFETVVKERDSALAEMDSTAAERDALVAERDLLAAERSDLIKGMGDLNQQVEEVAAQKAQAAKEAELARAELASQQAVFDSLEQTFAKEQQQNQVKIEMLKSGVKVNLDNEILFPSGSSMLNETGVDVLKRAAAELKKSPYQTLIAGYTDNVPISGKLLERYPSNWELAGARAASVVRLLEEEGVPSAQMLAISFGENSPVDSNDTPEGRKKNRRIEILLRPVAIQMR, encoded by the coding sequence TTGCTTTTGCTGGTTGCCGGGGTGATGCTGCTGAGCGGCTGCGTTTCCAAGGGGCGTTTCGAAACGGTGGTCAAGGAACGGGACAGCGCCCTGGCGGAAATGGACAGCACCGCCGCCGAGCGGGACGCCCTGGTCGCCGAAAGGGATCTGCTGGCCGCCGAGCGCAGCGATCTCATCAAGGGGATGGGGGATCTGAATCAGCAGGTTGAAGAGGTGGCCGCCCAAAAGGCCCAAGCGGCAAAGGAAGCGGAACTGGCGCGGGCCGAATTGGCCAGTCAGCAGGCGGTCTTTGACAGCCTGGAGCAGACCTTTGCCAAAGAGCAGCAGCAGAATCAGGTGAAGATCGAGATGTTGAAGTCGGGGGTCAAGGTCAACCTCGACAATGAGATCCTCTTTCCTTCCGGGTCGTCGATGCTGAATGAAACCGGGGTCGACGTGCTGAAAAGAGCGGCTGCCGAATTGAAAAAGAGTCCTTATCAGACCCTGATTGCCGGCTACACCGACAACGTCCCGATCAGCGGCAAATTGCTCGAGCGCTACCCCAGCAACTGGGAGTTGGCCGGTGCGCGGGCAGCCAGCGTCGTCCGGCTCCTCGAAGAAGAAGGGGTGCCGAGTGCCCAGATGCTGGCGATCTCCTTCGGCGAGAACAGCCCGGTGGACTCCAACGACACCCCGGAAGGGCGCAAGAAAAACCGCCGGATCGAAATCCTTCTGCGCCCGGTGGCGATCCAGATGCGCTAG
- a CDS encoding nucleoid-associated protein — protein sequence MARESVLLTTHKDSLIIEDFIFHVILKDEETPRYFDAVTFRSQSQRDFFKEIILLAAVGTQYVFADPENSDFVQNCQEIIANPAERFVPLSRTLANSFRQLHIGHVNDGVFIAARVSMLIDGHRQSFISLLKVDYANVLQHVRDRIGTDDVVTFNEITESIAEDKKTIQKWAFIDVGNHFGWDVLAQQRGRLGKQADTTEAIADYFKQFLGVTERETDSVLTRAVVQEASAWARQQEGLPEIPNNYKARAFDYMGASDNFDTDDFINLVVRDEDPERKQRLMGSLREHLAAKGLAGQTFTPRAGSLIKSQKKNTLKTTNGVTLTWEGQAEDRGIMIEQERKNGYKHITIRTPDFDLT from the coding sequence ATGGCACGTGAAAGTGTTCTTCTCACAACCCATAAAGACAGTTTGATTATCGAAGATTTTATTTTTCACGTCATTCTGAAGGACGAAGAAACTCCAAGGTATTTTGACGCCGTAACTTTTAGGAGCCAAAGTCAGAGGGATTTTTTTAAAGAAATTATTCTTTTGGCTGCCGTAGGTACGCAATATGTTTTTGCTGACCCAGAAAATTCCGATTTTGTGCAGAATTGTCAGGAAATTATTGCGAACCCGGCAGAAAGATTTGTTCCCCTGTCCAGGACTCTAGCTAACTCTTTTCGCCAATTGCATATTGGCCATGTCAATGATGGCGTGTTTATCGCCGCAAGAGTTTCCATGCTCATTGATGGGCATAGACAATCATTTATATCTCTATTGAAGGTCGACTACGCCAATGTTCTTCAGCACGTCAGAGATCGGATAGGGACTGACGATGTGGTCACTTTCAACGAAATTACAGAATCAATTGCTGAGGATAAAAAAACCATTCAGAAATGGGCATTTATCGATGTCGGCAACCACTTTGGTTGGGATGTATTAGCACAGCAGAGGGGGCGCTTGGGGAAACAGGCCGATACTACCGAAGCAATTGCAGATTATTTCAAACAGTTTTTAGGAGTAACGGAGAGAGAAACTGATAGCGTTTTAACTCGGGCGGTGGTCCAGGAGGCTTCTGCTTGGGCTCGCCAGCAGGAAGGCCTTCCAGAAATTCCCAATAATTATAAAGCAAGAGCTTTTGATTACATGGGGGCATCTGACAATTTCGATACAGATGACTTCATTAATTTGGTCGTTCGCGACGAGGACCCAGAACGAAAACAAAGATTGATGGGATCACTTCGAGAGCACCTTGCTGCAAAGGGCCTTGCTGGACAGACATTTACACCAAGAGCAGGCTCACTAATAAAATCACAGAAAAAAAACACCTTAAAAACGACCAACGGCGTTACCCTTACTTGGGAGGGTCAGGCTGAAGATCGAGGAATTATGATTGAGCAGGAAAGGAAAAACGGCTATAAACATATAACGATTCGCACTCCCGATTTTGACCTAACCTGA
- a CDS encoding helix-turn-helix domain-containing protein, producing the protein MNAAHKKPERTDWHTADIKCALAKKGWTFARIARDYDYAPNGPNMVMWKPWPVMEQIVADLIGVHPSDIWPSRYDKKRKPLRADMKSFSRLRVKTEGSKEESN; encoded by the coding sequence ATGAACGCTGCTCATAAAAAACCGGAAAGAACCGACTGGCATACGGCCGATATCAAGTGCGCCCTGGCGAAGAAGGGTTGGACCTTCGCCCGGATCGCCCGCGATTACGATTACGCGCCAAACGGGCCAAACATGGTGATGTGGAAGCCATGGCCGGTAATGGAGCAGATCGTGGCCGATCTGATCGGAGTGCATCCCTCGGATATTTGGCCGTCGCGTTACGACAAGAAACGCAAGCCGCTGCGTGCCGACATGAAGAGTTTTAGCCGGTTGAGGGTTAAAACCGAGGGTAGCAAAGAGGAAAGCAATTAG
- a CDS encoding helix-turn-helix domain-containing protein, with protein sequence MAKTTDKRIGAAEKMIDLMEFLFAQPEPLTLPEIATGLGEPSGTVRCYLFSALDRKWVKQVGNCFEPGSRIPGMYAAYKLGIEHKINTLQRDLTALEA encoded by the coding sequence GTGGCCAAAACGACGGACAAGCGCATCGGCGCAGCTGAAAAAATGATCGACTTGATGGAGTTTCTTTTCGCCCAACCCGAGCCGTTGACCCTGCCCGAAATCGCCACCGGCCTCGGCGAGCCGTCCGGTACCGTACGGTGCTACCTGTTCTCGGCGCTGGATCGCAAGTGGGTCAAGCAGGTCGGCAACTGCTTCGAGCCGGGCTCCCGGATCCCCGGGATGTATGCGGCCTACAAATTGGGGATAGAACATAAGATCAACACCTTGCAGCGTGACCTGACAGCACTGGAGGCATGA